A single Armatimonadia bacterium DNA region contains:
- a CDS encoding tetratricopeptide repeat protein has product MSAAAQDPAYLSALGRARQAVASDDLTTAVSAYEEAAQATTSTTERAQAWWEEASVLDARGQQRAALQALEKLVALTPPTSLHPSALERLARICQRTGDLDRALSAYRTLAALPGANSFQVEQGLVGQLRMLQQMGNLDAAREVAAGLLKSHPTSPYATQTTTILVDDAVEKADYKQALRLAQTEASRLGGDPFLLLRLAGQLQSKGRLAEAVDSAEALLALRPEDAGAFQVVFEINRLRGTLPGYEKQLQAATEAPAAPPAAFRRLADFYTRNQDSAKALSALVRLAALRPEDAEILAGAGHAALQARQWPEAVRYLLRAGDLQPEDTRLQAELGDAYAGAGEREKALAAWKRSTGYDPADLSTVRSLGAYLTNRGYYADALSVYSAARETTKNPQALAVETAQVYEAQLFIDRAVSEYLVALRDPETNRDFIRHRLQALAADDTVRKDLLLALESARKAGSLPEDALSSLAVAYLRDGRLAEAVATFGSLGDVAARSLALTQTALDLDQAGDWPAARQLYDLALSRDAPADIQALVAMKLAAGLLPEGDWRAASAALQKALESSLSPRATLILRLALADIRVLYAGDAAGAEELYRQVLAGAADSTDRLAARSGLADCLFVTGRYEEAISAYQAFLPSSGSREAILVPEGLVGVGSSLPPIPWGMRPMIGDLPRLPRPAGPDYAAFQLAEIAFRQGNRVKAAEQFEALAKSRPDSPFANDALSRVLMIRLDFTGESPSEAKYLEALQALDRGELDKARRSLQMISSLGPDEALADDAALLLAQGLARFGTPQEALHEYGELFRRFPESPLIPGALLEASRIAAGHAEARPQAVEWLRQIQSRWPSSPQAGEADAELGKVLRLSARTD; this is encoded by the coding sequence GTGTCCGCTGCCGCCCAGGATCCGGCCTACCTCTCAGCGCTGGGCCGGGCTCGTCAGGCGGTCGCTTCCGACGACCTCACCACAGCCGTCTCCGCCTACGAGGAGGCCGCCCAGGCCACCACCTCCACCACGGAGCGGGCGCAGGCCTGGTGGGAAGAAGCGTCCGTACTGGATGCGCGAGGCCAACAGCGTGCGGCGCTGCAGGCCCTTGAGAAGCTGGTCGCCCTGACCCCACCGACGTCACTGCATCCCTCTGCGCTGGAGCGACTGGCTCGTATCTGTCAGCGCACCGGCGATCTTGACCGCGCCCTCTCGGCCTACCGGACCCTCGCCGCTTTGCCCGGAGCCAACTCCTTCCAGGTCGAGCAAGGCCTTGTCGGGCAGTTGCGCATGCTGCAGCAGATGGGCAATCTTGACGCCGCCCGCGAGGTCGCCGCCGGGCTGCTCAAGTCTCATCCGACCAGCCCCTACGCGACTCAGACCACCACTATCCTGGTCGACGACGCCGTCGAGAAGGCCGACTACAAGCAGGCGCTGCGCCTCGCCCAGACCGAGGCAAGTCGTCTCGGCGGCGACCCTTTCCTCCTTCTTCGCCTTGCCGGGCAGCTCCAATCCAAGGGCCGTCTCGCCGAGGCCGTCGACAGTGCCGAAGCGCTCCTTGCCTTGCGCCCGGAAGACGCCGGCGCCTTCCAGGTCGTCTTTGAGATCAACCGCCTGCGCGGCACACTCCCGGGCTACGAGAAGCAGCTTCAGGCGGCGACCGAGGCGCCTGCTGCTCCTCCGGCAGCCTTCCGTCGCCTGGCCGACTTCTACACACGCAATCAGGACTCCGCGAAGGCGCTCTCCGCCCTGGTCCGACTGGCCGCCTTGCGACCCGAAGACGCCGAGATCCTTGCCGGTGCAGGACACGCAGCCCTTCAGGCACGTCAGTGGCCGGAGGCCGTCCGATACCTGCTACGCGCCGGCGACCTCCAGCCCGAGGACACACGGCTTCAGGCCGAGCTGGGTGATGCCTACGCGGGCGCTGGTGAGCGCGAGAAGGCTCTTGCGGCCTGGAAGCGTTCCACCGGCTACGACCCCGCAGACCTTTCGACCGTCCGCAGTCTCGGCGCCTACCTGACGAACCGCGGCTACTATGCCGATGCCCTCTCGGTCTACAGCGCAGCACGCGAGACCACCAAGAACCCGCAGGCCCTGGCTGTCGAGACGGCCCAGGTCTACGAGGCGCAGTTGTTCATCGACCGCGCGGTGTCCGAGTATTTGGTCGCCCTGCGAGACCCGGAGACGAACCGTGACTTCATCCGCCACCGGCTGCAGGCTCTGGCTGCGGACGACACCGTGCGCAAGGACCTGCTCCTAGCTCTTGAATCAGCACGCAAAGCGGGGTCGCTTCCCGAGGACGCCCTGTCTTCCCTGGCCGTGGCTTACCTGCGTGACGGTCGCCTTGCCGAGGCCGTCGCCACCTTTGGGAGCCTTGGCGACGTCGCGGCGCGCTCCCTGGCCCTCACGCAGACCGCGCTCGATCTCGACCAGGCGGGTGACTGGCCTGCTGCCCGGCAGCTCTATGACCTTGCCCTGAGCAGGGACGCGCCGGCTGATATCCAGGCGCTGGTGGCAATGAAACTGGCCGCCGGGCTGCTGCCCGAGGGCGACTGGCGTGCCGCGTCGGCGGCCCTGCAGAAGGCGCTGGAGTCCTCCCTGTCACCGAGGGCCACACTGATCCTCCGGCTGGCCCTGGCGGATATCCGCGTGCTCTATGCCGGTGACGCTGCGGGCGCCGAGGAGCTGTACCGGCAGGTCCTCGCCGGGGCCGCCGATAGCACCGACCGTCTCGCGGCTCGTTCGGGTCTTGCCGACTGTCTTTTCGTCACCGGGCGTTACGAGGAGGCGATATCGGCCTACCAGGCGTTCCTCCCTTCGTCCGGTTCTCGTGAGGCGATACTGGTTCCCGAAGGACTGGTGGGAGTCGGCTCCAGTCTTCCTCCGATTCCCTGGGGGATGCGTCCCATGATCGGCGATCTGCCCAGACTACCGCGACCGGCCGGGCCCGACTACGCTGCCTTTCAACTGGCGGAAATCGCCTTCCGCCAGGGCAACCGCGTAAAGGCCGCCGAGCAGTTCGAGGCCCTGGCCAAGAGTCGACCGGACAGCCCCTTTGCCAACGACGCCCTCAGCCGGGTGCTGATGATCCGCCTTGACTTCACAGGAGAGTCGCCCTCAGAGGCGAAGTACCTGGAGGCTCTGCAGGCCCTCGACCGTGGCGAACTGGACAAGGCGAGGCGAAGCCTGCAGATGATCTCCTCCCTGGGACCCGACGAGGCCCTTGCCGACGATGCTGCCCTTCTTCTCGCTCAGGGCCTCGCCCGTTTCGGCACGCCGCAGGAGGCCTTGCACGAGTATGGCGAGCTGTTCCGCAGGTTCCCGGAGAGCCCGCTGATCCCGGGTGCCCTTCTCGAAGCCTCACGGATCGCCGCAGGTCACGCCGAGGCTCGTCCCCAGGCTGTTGAGTGGCTCCGGCAGATCCAGTCGCGCTGGCCGAGCAGTCCCCAGGCTGGCGAGGCCGATGCGGAACTGGGCAAGGTGCTGCGTCTCTCTGCCAGGACGGACTGA
- a CDS encoding DUF1854 domain-containing protein — MPEEAATETTETTETVTVEEPKPEPEKPAVDLSGTMPEDKILDPASLRISRGPKGEARLEIVDDRSYPHFYAARLFPITHRFGYLTLSDSGGDEIGVLRNLRELPKPMRRLLLEELRKRYFVPQITYVYSLHDDYGVLYWDVNTTRGRRKFVVNDVRDHIREFPGGKMQVTDVDGNEFEIADLDRLPGKGIADLYRLL, encoded by the coding sequence ATGCCCGAGGAAGCCGCAACGGAGACGACCGAGACGACGGAGACGGTCACCGTCGAAGAGCCGAAGCCGGAGCCGGAGAAGCCTGCCGTGGACCTCTCCGGCACGATGCCCGAGGACAAGATCCTCGATCCCGCCAGCCTGAGAATCTCCCGCGGGCCCAAGGGTGAGGCGCGGCTGGAGATCGTCGATGACCGCTCCTATCCGCACTTCTACGCTGCGCGTCTGTTCCCGATCACCCATCGCTTCGGCTACCTTACCCTCAGCGACTCCGGGGGCGACGAGATCGGGGTGCTGCGCAATCTGCGCGAGCTGCCCAAGCCCATGCGACGCCTTCTGCTGGAGGAGCTGCGCAAGCGCTACTTCGTGCCGCAGATCACCTATGTCTACTCCCTGCACGATGACTACGGGGTGCTCTACTGGGACGTGAACACTACCCGTGGCCGCCGCAAGTTCGTGGTGAATGACGTCCGCGACCACATCCGCGAGTTCCCCGGCGGCAAGATGCAGGTGACCGATGTCGATGGCAATGAGTTCGAGATTGCCGACCTCGACCGCCTCCCCGGCAAGGGGATCGCGGATCTGTACCGTCTGCTCTAA
- a CDS encoding FAD-dependent oxidoreductase produces MDPVVIIGAGPAGVAAAYELSRKGAEVVIVEADEAIGGLSRTLSYKGALFDVGPHRFFTKNKEILGLWSEALGPDFVDVDRLTRIFYRNQFFNYPIALGDTLKKVGPGQAASFGFSYLGQRVANVFSHGEPESFEDWVVGQFGRSLFNAFFKTYTEKVWGIPCSQIGAEWAGQRIKGLSLSEVVRNAIFKPKEKAKTLVEQFKFPRLGAGMMYERIAQMATECGAKVLLGTKATGIRHEKGRAVAVQVQRNGQTEDIACSYVLTSNPLTEVALNLQPAAPAEILEAARALRYRCHLSVNLLVEGDLFPDNWIYVHAREVVLCRVASYANFSDEMRTKEGLHPITVEYFQFPEDELYSNPSTEALVEFAKRELKQMGIVQPEQVRDGFVVRSRYAYPVLEIGYVPRLEQVKSYLGTLTNLQPIGRAGMFKYNNQDHSIATGLFGARKVLGQDLDVWAVNIDAEYHESGEAQ; encoded by the coding sequence TTGGATCCTGTCGTCATTATCGGCGCCGGCCCTGCCGGCGTCGCCGCTGCTTATGAGCTTTCGCGCAAAGGTGCCGAGGTCGTGATCGTCGAGGCGGACGAGGCCATCGGCGGCCTCTCCCGGACCCTGTCCTACAAGGGTGCGCTCTTCGACGTCGGCCCGCACCGGTTCTTCACGAAGAACAAGGAGATCCTTGGACTGTGGTCGGAGGCGCTGGGCCCCGACTTCGTGGATGTCGACCGGCTCACGCGGATCTTCTACCGCAACCAGTTCTTCAACTACCCCATCGCACTGGGCGACACGCTGAAGAAGGTCGGGCCAGGTCAGGCGGCCTCCTTCGGGTTCAGCTACCTGGGCCAGCGAGTGGCGAACGTGTTCTCGCACGGTGAGCCCGAGAGCTTTGAGGACTGGGTCGTCGGCCAGTTCGGGCGGAGCCTGTTCAACGCCTTCTTCAAGACCTACACGGAGAAGGTGTGGGGCATCCCGTGCTCGCAGATCGGTGCGGAATGGGCCGGTCAGCGGATCAAGGGGCTGTCGCTGTCGGAGGTCGTGCGCAATGCGATCTTCAAGCCCAAGGAGAAGGCCAAGACGCTCGTAGAGCAGTTCAAGTTCCCGCGGCTCGGCGCGGGGATGATGTATGAACGCATCGCGCAGATGGCTACTGAGTGCGGAGCGAAGGTGCTGCTCGGAACGAAGGCGACGGGGATCCGGCACGAGAAGGGTCGGGCAGTGGCTGTGCAGGTGCAGCGGAATGGGCAGACCGAGGACATCGCCTGCTCCTATGTTCTGACCAGCAACCCGCTGACCGAGGTGGCGCTGAATCTGCAGCCCGCCGCTCCGGCGGAGATTCTCGAGGCCGCCCGGGCGCTGCGCTACCGGTGTCACCTGTCTGTGAACCTGCTGGTCGAGGGCGACCTGTTCCCGGACAACTGGATCTACGTGCATGCGCGGGAAGTCGTGCTGTGCCGCGTCGCGAGCTATGCGAACTTCAGCGACGAGATGCGGACCAAGGAGGGGCTGCACCCGATCACGGTGGAGTACTTCCAGTTCCCCGAGGACGAGCTGTACAGCAATCCCAGCACGGAGGCACTGGTGGAGTTTGCCAAGCGCGAACTCAAGCAGATGGGGATCGTGCAGCCGGAGCAGGTGCGGGATGGCTTCGTGGTGCGCAGCCGCTACGCGTACCCGGTGCTGGAGATCGGCTATGTGCCGCGGCTGGAGCAGGTGAAGAGCTACCTGGGCACGCTGACGAACCTGCAGCCCATCGGCCGCGCGGGGATGTTCAAGTACAACAACCAGGACCATAGCATCGCGACGGGGCTCTTTGGTGCGCGGAAGGTGCTGGGGCAAGACCTCGATGTGTGGGCAGTGAACATCGACGCGGAATACCACGAGTCCGGGGAAGCACAGTAG
- a CDS encoding ABC transporter ATP-binding protein, with translation MPFEERPPHEVEGRLAQYLSDGEKVAFSLSTDIAADGAYGERVFVVTDKALFVTDPSPKGHPTSEGDGSPPEEPELHLQNGLLRVPLSSLTDVKAEALVGSGLLVATAEGRRVELLQYTNSLATEFTKAAKALTDLVKDQKPISLEKLRAGADRKRCEKCGRVLPNWSDVCPKCVDRRKVLRRITGYGLRYWPYLFAAILLSVIDTAAMLVPPQLSKHLVNDVLMPPHKHAEWLLSIVGAMLGVRVLAMIVGMVRGWMMVWLGGKVTFDIRAELYEKMQALTLRFFDKKQVGGLISRMTRDTDYLWHFAVDGVAELTINSLMVLGIGTMLFINDARLAWFVLIPAPVIALMTYVFFKRIRTIYHRMWHRWSKLSATLGEALSGVRVVKAFAQEPREVSRFNRDAAALFSQQVYAERTWVTFYPFIDFSMVIGSLLVWFVGGHLVLEGQSTLGDLTAFQLYLGMFYGPLRFFGHVYSWLQQALTAGERIFEVIDSEPEHYDDPDAVHLPHIKGEVEFKTVDFGYEKHIPVLKTVNLHVKAGEMIGLVGHSGAGKSTLINLICHFYDVDEGELLIDGVDIRKIRLHDLREQIGIVPQESFLFSGTIADNIAYAKPDATREEIIRAARAANAHDFIRKLPSGYDSEVGERGARLSGGERQRIAIARAILHDPRILILDEATASVDTETESQIQQAIARLIKSRTTFAIAHRLSTLRNADRLLVLKTGEVAEVGTHDELMSKDGEYAKLVKMQSEVSKFKVVDG, from the coding sequence ATGCCTTTCGAGGAACGCCCGCCGCACGAGGTGGAAGGTCGTCTGGCGCAGTACCTCTCAGACGGCGAGAAAGTCGCCTTCAGCCTCTCCACCGACATCGCCGCTGACGGCGCCTACGGTGAGCGCGTCTTCGTGGTCACCGACAAGGCGCTGTTTGTGACCGATCCCTCGCCGAAGGGCCATCCCACGAGCGAGGGAGACGGCTCTCCACCGGAGGAGCCCGAGCTTCACCTCCAGAACGGCCTGCTCCGAGTCCCGCTCTCCTCCCTTACCGATGTCAAAGCCGAGGCCCTGGTCGGCAGTGGCTTGCTGGTGGCTACCGCTGAGGGCCGCCGGGTCGAGCTTCTCCAGTACACCAACAGCCTCGCCACCGAGTTCACCAAGGCCGCCAAGGCCCTTACGGACCTCGTCAAGGACCAGAAGCCGATCTCCCTCGAGAAGCTACGGGCCGGCGCCGACCGCAAGCGCTGCGAGAAGTGCGGACGTGTCCTCCCCAACTGGAGCGACGTGTGCCCCAAGTGCGTCGATCGCCGCAAGGTCCTCCGGCGCATCACCGGCTACGGTCTCCGCTACTGGCCCTACTTGTTCGCGGCGATCCTGCTCTCCGTCATCGACACCGCAGCGATGCTTGTGCCGCCGCAGCTATCGAAGCACCTGGTCAACGACGTCCTCATGCCGCCCCACAAGCACGCTGAATGGCTTCTGTCTATCGTGGGCGCAATGCTCGGTGTGCGAGTCCTCGCCATGATCGTCGGTATGGTCAGAGGGTGGATGATGGTCTGGCTCGGGGGCAAGGTCACCTTCGACATCCGTGCCGAGCTCTACGAGAAGATGCAGGCGCTCACCCTTCGCTTCTTCGACAAGAAGCAGGTGGGCGGCCTCATCTCGCGTATGACCCGCGACACCGACTACCTGTGGCACTTCGCCGTCGATGGCGTCGCGGAGCTCACCATCAACAGCCTCATGGTCCTGGGCATCGGCACCATGCTGTTCATCAACGACGCCCGGCTGGCGTGGTTTGTGCTTATCCCGGCACCGGTCATCGCCCTGATGACCTACGTCTTCTTCAAGCGCATTCGCACCATCTACCACCGCATGTGGCACCGCTGGTCCAAACTCAGCGCAACCCTTGGAGAGGCCCTCTCCGGCGTTCGTGTCGTGAAGGCCTTCGCTCAGGAGCCGCGAGAGGTCAGCCGCTTCAACCGTGACGCTGCCGCGCTCTTCAGCCAGCAGGTCTATGCGGAGCGCACCTGGGTCACCTTCTACCCCTTCATAGACTTCTCGATGGTGATCGGCTCCCTGCTCGTGTGGTTCGTCGGGGGACATCTGGTCCTGGAGGGCCAGAGCACCCTGGGTGACCTGACCGCCTTCCAGTTGTATCTGGGTATGTTCTACGGACCGCTGCGCTTCTTCGGCCACGTCTACAGTTGGCTGCAGCAGGCCCTCACCGCCGGTGAGCGCATCTTCGAGGTCATCGACAGCGAGCCGGAGCATTACGACGATCCCGATGCCGTCCATCTGCCGCACATCAAGGGCGAGGTCGAGTTCAAGACCGTCGACTTCGGCTACGAGAAGCACATCCCGGTGCTCAAGACCGTGAACCTGCACGTGAAGGCCGGCGAGATGATCGGACTCGTCGGCCACAGCGGAGCGGGCAAGAGCACCCTGATCAACCTCATCTGCCACTTCTACGATGTGGATGAGGGAGAGCTGCTCATCGACGGCGTCGACATCCGCAAGATCCGCCTGCACGATCTGCGCGAGCAGATCGGCATCGTCCCCCAGGAGTCCTTCCTCTTCAGCGGGACGATCGCCGACAACATCGCCTACGCCAAGCCCGATGCAACCCGCGAGGAGATCATCCGGGCTGCGCGCGCCGCCAACGCCCACGACTTCATCCGCAAGCTCCCGAGCGGATATGACTCCGAGGTGGGCGAGCGTGGAGCGCGACTGTCCGGCGGTGAGCGTCAGCGCATCGCCATTGCCCGCGCGATCCTGCACGACCCGCGCATCCTGATCCTCGACGAGGCGACCGCCTCCGTCGACACCGAGACGGAGTCCCAGATTCAGCAGGCCATCGCCCGTCTCATCAAGTCCCGCACAACCTTCGCCATCGCGCACCGCCTCTCGACTCTGCGCAATGCCGACCGACTGCTCGTCCTCAAGACCGGCGAGGTCGCGGAGGTCGGTACCCATGATGAGCTGATGAGCAAGGACGGCGAGTACGCCAAGCTGGTGAAGATGCAGTCCGAGGTCTCGAAGTTCAAAGTGGTGGACGGCTAA
- the wrbA gene encoding NAD(P)H:quinone oxidoreductase: protein MARIYIPFYSRYGNVESMAKEVADGVREAGSEPVLAFTGDVITPAEVIARDERWKATHDRLMAEYPLASVDDLGAADGAIFGSPTRFGNMTAQMKNYIDMMGSLWLSGACVGKPAGAFTSTATLHGGQEVTCYTMWPPLAHLGFVIVGVPFSVPELNTTTTGGTPYGPSHTAGALGDAPVDATEAAICRALGKRLAEIAEALKAARS, encoded by the coding sequence ATGGCACGCATCTACATCCCCTTCTACAGCCGGTATGGCAATGTGGAGTCCATGGCCAAAGAGGTAGCCGACGGGGTGCGCGAGGCCGGCTCCGAGCCCGTCCTCGCCTTCACCGGTGATGTGATCACACCGGCTGAGGTGATCGCACGCGATGAGCGCTGGAAGGCCACCCATGACCGCCTGATGGCCGAGTACCCCCTCGCCTCGGTGGACGATCTGGGAGCCGCCGACGGCGCCATCTTCGGCTCGCCCACGCGCTTCGGAAACATGACGGCCCAGATGAAGAACTACATCGACATGATGGGTTCGCTGTGGCTCAGTGGGGCCTGCGTCGGCAAGCCTGCGGGAGCCTTCACCTCGACCGCCACTCTCCACGGAGGCCAGGAGGTAACCTGCTACACCATGTGGCCGCCGCTCGCACATCTGGGCTTTGTCATCGTCGGCGTCCCCTTCTCGGTACCGGAGTTGAACACCACCACCACCGGGGGCACGCCCTATGGTCCCAGCCATACGGCAGGCGCCCTGGGCGACGCGCCCGTCGATGCCACCGAGGCCGCGATCTGCCGAGCCCTGGGGAAGCGTCTGGCCGAGATCGCCGAGGCCCTGAAGGCCGCTCGGAGCTAG